The Candidatus Aminicenantes bacterium genome has a segment encoding these proteins:
- the menA gene encoding 1,4-dihydroxy-2-naphthoate octaprenyltransferase: MAAEIPLAAGSTTAFITRWWVAARPFSFPASTMPVLFGALLAAVLTAGSPHWGRLLLSLAAMLLLQSGANILNDATDFRRGLDREPTPGSGAVVRRLLTPRQAIRGAALLFGMGTLLGFFLAWQTTWWLLAVGATGVTLGVLYTPGGAPALKYRGLGDVAVFCAFGLLGSLGSWMVQTGSAAWPPVIYALPLGLLVAAILHANNWRDAPTDYRGGILTPAIILGDRGSSIYFHILLILPFLLVPLFVTLPRWVAPHPSPLPATCLASLAAFPVARHLLVRARRRHSSMNPMDFIALDGATARLNLIFGLLLNAGLAFHLVLQP, translated from the coding sequence ATGGCTGCGGAAATTCCCCTTGCCGCCGGCTCGACCACTGCGTTTATCACACGCTGGTGGGTAGCCGCCCGCCCCTTTTCTTTTCCAGCTTCCACCATGCCTGTACTTTTCGGAGCTCTGCTGGCCGCCGTTCTGACTGCCGGGTCGCCGCACTGGGGACGTTTGCTGCTGTCTTTGGCCGCCATGCTGCTGTTGCAGTCCGGGGCCAACATCCTCAATGACGCAACCGATTTCCGGCGCGGACTGGACCGGGAACCTACCCCGGGCAGCGGCGCCGTGGTCCGGCGCCTGCTGACACCTCGCCAAGCCATTCGCGGCGCCGCGCTTCTCTTTGGCATGGGCACGCTTCTGGGTTTTTTCCTGGCCTGGCAAACCACATGGTGGCTGCTGGCCGTGGGTGCCACCGGCGTCACCCTGGGTGTCTTATACACCCCGGGAGGAGCGCCGGCCTTGAAATACCGGGGTTTGGGAGACGTGGCGGTCTTTTGCGCTTTCGGTCTGCTGGGCAGTCTGGGATCCTGGATGGTGCAGACCGGCTCCGCCGCCTGGCCACCCGTGATTTACGCCTTGCCGCTGGGCCTGCTGGTGGCGGCCATTCTCCATGCCAACAACTGGAGAGACGCTCCCACGGATTACCGGGGAGGAATCCTTACCCCGGCCATCATTCTGGGTGACCGCGGTTCGTCAATCTATTTCCACATCCTGCTGATTTTACCGTTCCTGCTGGTGCCCTTGTTTGTGACGTTACCACGCTGGGTTGCCCCGCATCCTTCTCCCCTGCCGGCAACCTGCCTGGCATCCCTGGCGGCCTTTCCTGTTGCCCGGCACCTGCTCGTCCGCGCCCGGCGGCGTCACTCATCCATGAACCCTATGGACTTTATCGCACTTGACGGCGCCACAGCACGATTGAATCTGATTTTCGGCCTGCTGCTCAACGCCGGCCTGGCGTTCCACCTGGTGCTGCAACCGTAA